The Geobacillus stearothermophilus ATCC 12980 genome contains a region encoding:
- the opp3b gene encoding oligopeptide ABC transporter permease has protein sequence MARYTLQRFVYMIITLFIIATLTFFLMKLLPGSPLQNQEKLTPEQKALILKEYGLDKPVPVQYIQYLGNLLKGDLGVSFQYDNRPVTELISDRIGPSAQLGFQAIVFGTIVGLILGIVAAIRHNHWEDYTATVIAVLGASIPSFVLGGFLQYFIAVKLQWLPVAFWEGFKYTILPTLALSVGVIASIARFMRTEMLEVLSSDYILTARAKGISQAGVIIKHAIRNSLIPVITILGPMTVNLMTGTLVIEKLFAVPGLGEQFVRSIELNDYPVIMGTTLFYSALLILAVFIVDVLYGVVDPRIRLAGGKK, from the coding sequence ATTGCGACGTTGACGTTCTTTTTAATGAAGCTGTTGCCTGGTTCGCCGCTTCAGAACCAAGAGAAATTAACGCCGGAACAGAAGGCGCTTATTTTAAAAGAGTACGGATTGGATAAGCCCGTGCCGGTTCAATACATTCAATATTTAGGGAATTTGCTGAAAGGAGACTTGGGGGTATCGTTCCAATATGACAACCGCCCCGTGACAGAGCTCATCAGCGATCGAATCGGCCCGTCGGCCCAGCTCGGGTTTCAGGCGATTGTGTTTGGGACGATCGTCGGGTTGATTCTCGGAATTGTCGCGGCGATTCGACATAATCATTGGGAAGATTACACTGCTACGGTCATTGCGGTGTTGGGCGCCTCGATTCCGTCGTTTGTGTTAGGGGGGTTTTTGCAATATTTTATCGCTGTGAAACTGCAATGGCTTCCGGTCGCTTTTTGGGAAGGCTTCAAATATACGATTCTCCCGACATTGGCGCTGTCTGTCGGGGTCATCGCTAGCATCGCCCGTTTTATGCGCACAGAAATGCTGGAAGTGTTAAGCTCTGACTACATTTTGACGGCTCGGGCGAAAGGGATCAGCCAGGCGGGGGTTATCATCAAGCACGCCATCCGCAACTCGCTTATCCCCGTCATTACCATTTTAGGACCGATGACCGTCAATTTAATGACGGGAACGCTTGTCATTGAGAAACTGTTTGCTGTCCCTGGTCTTGGGGAACAGTTTGTCCGTTCGATTGAACTGAACGATTACCCGGTTATTATGGGAACGACGTTGTTTTATTCCGCCTTGTTGATTTTGGCAGTATTCATCGTTGATGTGTTGTACGGGGTTGTCGACCCACGCATCCGGTTAGCGGGAGGGAAAAAATGA
- the opp3C gene encoding oligopeptide ABC transporter permease translates to MMAKQQYEQLSPEWFQPAPPNVGEQEKINRPSLTFWQDAWLRLRENKAAIVGLVMIIILALMAIIAPMASDRTYKDQNLRHAKLPPKIPVLEHIHWLPFDGRDANGVDVYKQRGVKEYYWFGTDDLGRDLWVRTWYGTRISLYIGLLAALIDLLIGIAYGGISGYYGGRVDNVMQRIIEILNGIPYLIMVILFILIFEPGIISITLAMVITGWTTMARIVRGQVLKLKNMEYVLAARTLGAPTSRIIFKHLIPNVIGPIIITTMFTIPSAIFTEAFLSFIGLGIRPPEASLGSLVNDGYKSIQTYPHLMIIPAVVISLLILSFNLVADGIRDALDPKMRK, encoded by the coding sequence ATGATGGCGAAACAACAATACGAACAACTGTCACCGGAATGGTTTCAGCCCGCCCCGCCGAACGTTGGTGAGCAGGAAAAAATCAATCGTCCAAGCTTGACGTTTTGGCAGGATGCTTGGCTTCGCCTTCGGGAAAACAAGGCAGCGATCGTCGGGCTCGTGATGATTATCATCTTGGCGCTCATGGCGATCATCGCCCCGATGGCGAGCGACCGGACGTATAAAGATCAAAACTTGCGGCATGCGAAACTTCCACCGAAAATCCCGGTGCTTGAACATATTCATTGGCTTCCGTTTGACGGCCGGGATGCGAACGGCGTTGATGTGTATAAACAGCGCGGCGTGAAAGAGTACTATTGGTTTGGCACGGATGACTTAGGACGCGACTTGTGGGTGAGGACGTGGTATGGCACGCGTATCTCCCTTTACATTGGTTTGCTGGCGGCGTTGATCGACTTATTGATCGGGATTGCGTACGGCGGCATTTCCGGCTACTATGGCGGCCGCGTCGACAATGTGATGCAGCGGATCATCGAAATTTTAAACGGCATCCCGTATTTAATTATGGTCATTTTGTTCATTTTGATTTTTGAGCCTGGAATCATTTCCATCACGCTGGCGATGGTCATTACCGGTTGGACGACGATGGCGCGGATCGTGCGCGGACAAGTGTTGAAATTAAAGAACATGGAATACGTGCTGGCGGCAAGGACGCTCGGAGCGCCGACATCACGGATTATTTTCAAACATTTGATCCCGAACGTCATCGGCCCGATCATTATTACGACGATGTTCACGATTCCATCGGCCATCTTCACTGAGGCGTTTTTGAGCTTTATCGGCCTTGGCATCCGTCCGCCGGAAGCGTCGCTTGGCTCGCTTGTCAATGACGGATACAAATCGATCCAAACATATCCGCATTTAATGATTATTCCGGCCGTTGTCATCAGCTTGCTCATTTTAAGCTTCAACTTGGTGGCAGACGGAATTCGCGATGCACTCGACCCGAAAATGCGCAAATAA
- a CDS encoding ABC transporter ATP-binding protein — MEKILQVNDLHISFDIHAGEVQAVRGVTFDLYKGETLAIVGESGSGKSVTSKALMRLLPTPPSRIKQGEILFEGKDLTKLSEKDMQSIRGAKISMIFQDPMTSLNPTMTIGKQIMEAILKHQKLSKEEARKRAIELLQLVGIKNAELRMKQYPHQFSGGMRQRVVIAIALACNPKILIADEPTTALDVTIQAQILELMKDIQKKLGMSIIFITHDLGVVANMADRVAVMYAGKIVEIGTVDEIFYNPKHPYTWGLLASMPSLDHKDTELYSIPGSPPDLLNPPKGDAFAPRNPYALKIDYELEPPMFQVSDTHYAATWLLHEKAPKVEPPAIVRERMKRFADIVARKGGKPRG; from the coding sequence ATGGAGAAAATTTTGCAGGTGAACGATTTGCATATTTCCTTTGACATCCACGCCGGTGAAGTGCAGGCGGTTCGCGGCGTCACGTTCGACTTGTATAAGGGAGAAACGCTGGCGATCGTCGGCGAGTCAGGGTCTGGGAAATCAGTGACTTCAAAAGCGTTGATGCGCCTGTTGCCGACGCCGCCGAGCCGAATCAAGCAAGGGGAAATTTTATTTGAAGGAAAAGACTTGACCAAGCTGTCGGAGAAAGACATGCAATCGATCCGCGGGGCGAAAATTTCAATGATTTTCCAAGATCCGATGACGTCGCTCAACCCGACGATGACGATCGGAAAGCAAATTATGGAAGCAATTTTAAAACATCAAAAGCTGTCGAAAGAGGAAGCGCGCAAACGGGCGATTGAACTATTGCAGCTGGTCGGCATTAAAAACGCCGAGCTGCGCATGAAGCAATACCCGCACCAATTTTCCGGCGGAATGCGCCAGCGTGTTGTCATCGCCATCGCCTTGGCGTGCAATCCGAAAATTTTGATCGCTGATGAACCGACGACCGCGCTGGATGTGACGATTCAGGCGCAAATTTTGGAGTTGATGAAAGACATTCAGAAAAAGCTCGGCATGTCGATTATTTTCATCACCCATGATTTAGGGGTTGTCGCCAACATGGCCGACCGAGTGGCGGTGATGTATGCCGGGAAAATCGTGGAGATCGGCACGGTGGATGAAATTTTTTACAATCCGAAACATCCGTACACCTGGGGATTGCTCGCCTCGATGCCGAGCCTTGATCATAAAGATACGGAGCTGTATTCGATCCCGGGCTCGCCGCCGGATTTGTTAAATCCGCCAAAAGGCGATGCGTTTGCGCCGCGCAATCCGTATGCGCTCAAAATCGACTATGAGCTCGAGCCGCCGATGTTCCAAGTGTCTGATACGCACTATGCGGCGACATGGCTGTTGCATGAAAAGGCACCGAAAGTGGAACCGCCGGCGATCGTGCGCGAACGGATGAAACGGTTTGCTGACATCGTCGCCCGGAAAGGAGGGAAGCCGCGTGGCTAA
- a CDS encoding ABC transporter ATP-binding protein yields MAKQKLLEVKNLKQYFPAGRGEVVKAVDGVTFDIYKGETFGLVGESGCGKSTTGRTIIRLYEATDGEVLFNGVNVHGKKSKKELKELNRKMQMIFQDPYASLNPRMTVADIIAEGIDIHGLAKTKEERMQRVYELLETVGLNREHASRYPHEFSGGQRQRIGIARALAVEPEFIIADEPISALDVSIQAQVVNLLKRLQREKGLTYLFIAHDLSMVKYISDRIGVMYFGKMVELAESEELYRNPIHPYTKALLSAIPLPDPETERTRKRIVYDPAQHGYKDGEELEFREITPGHFVLCSEEEYKRYRAMYA; encoded by the coding sequence GTGGCTAAGCAAAAGCTGCTTGAAGTGAAAAACTTAAAACAATACTTCCCGGCCGGCCGCGGCGAGGTGGTGAAAGCGGTCGACGGCGTCACGTTTGACATTTATAAAGGAGAAACGTTCGGCCTTGTCGGCGAGTCGGGCTGCGGCAAGTCGACAACGGGGCGGACGATCATTCGGCTGTATGAGGCGACAGACGGAGAAGTACTGTTTAACGGCGTTAACGTACACGGCAAAAAATCAAAAAAAGAGCTGAAAGAGTTAAACCGAAAAATGCAAATGATTTTCCAAGATCCGTATGCGTCGTTGAATCCGCGGATGACGGTCGCCGACATTATCGCTGAGGGTATTGACATCCACGGATTGGCGAAAACGAAAGAGGAGCGGATGCAGCGCGTCTATGAGCTGCTTGAGACGGTCGGGTTGAACCGCGAGCATGCGAGCCGCTATCCGCATGAGTTTTCCGGCGGGCAACGCCAGCGGATCGGCATCGCCCGGGCGCTCGCCGTCGAACCGGAATTCATCATCGCCGATGAGCCGATCTCGGCGCTGGACGTTTCCATTCAGGCGCAAGTCGTCAACTTGCTGAAGCGCCTGCAGCGTGAAAAAGGGTTGACGTACTTGTTTATTGCCCATGACTTGTCGATGGTCAAATACATCAGCGACCGGATCGGCGTGATGTATTTCGGGAAAATGGTCGAGCTCGCTGAATCGGAAGAGCTGTACCGCAATCCGATCCACCCATACACGAAGGCGCTCTTGTCGGCCATTCCGCTTCCTGATCCGGAAACGGAGCGGACGCGCAAGCGGATCGTTTACGATCCGGCGCAACATGGCTACAAAGATGGAGAGGAACTTGAATTCCGCGAAATTACGCCTGGCCATTTTGTGCTTTGTTCGGAGGAAGAGTATAAGCGGTATCGGGCGATGTATGCCTAG
- the spxA gene encoding transcriptional regulator SpxA yields the protein MVKLYTSPSCTSCRKAKAWLEKHNIPYVERNIFSEPLTVEEIKEILRMTETGTDEIISTRSKVFQKLNINLEALPLQDLYELIQKNPGILRRPIIIDEKRLQVGYNEDEIRRFLPRKVRAYQLREAQRLVNG from the coding sequence GTGGTCAAGCTATACACATCACCGAGCTGCACGTCATGCCGGAAGGCGAAGGCGTGGCTCGAGAAGCACAATATTCCTTATGTAGAACGCAATATTTTCTCTGAACCGCTCACGGTTGAAGAGATTAAAGAAATTTTGCGGATGACGGAAACGGGAACGGACGAAATCATTTCGACCCGTTCGAAAGTGTTCCAAAAGTTGAACATTAACTTGGAAGCTTTGCCGCTGCAAGATTTGTACGAGCTGATTCAGAAAAACCCAGGCATTTTGCGCCGGCCGATCATCATTGATGAAAAGCGGCTGCAAGTCGGTTATAACGAAGATGAAATCCGCCGCTTTCTGCCGCGCAAAGTGCGGGCGTATCAGCTTCGTGAAGCGCAGCGGCTGGTGAACGGGTAA
- a CDS encoding TerC family protein, whose amino-acid sequence MVDEYIVSILLIIGIDVILGGDNAVVIALASRNLPEQKRNIAIVLGTALAIAVRILLTAAVVWLLTIPFLQLAGGLLLFWIALKLMGQKDEKHAAIKAEPSLWKAVQTIVTADVVMGMDNVIAIAGASQGHMGLVIFGFLFSVPIIILGSKIILYAMERFSFLIYAGGALLAYTAGNMITAEERLRPFYDPRWEALFPVLTAILAVLLGLAAHRRSRAT is encoded by the coding sequence ATGGTGGATGAATACATCGTTTCTATCTTGCTGATTATCGGCATTGATGTCATTCTTGGCGGGGACAATGCGGTTGTCATTGCGTTAGCGAGCCGCAACTTGCCGGAACAAAAGCGGAACATCGCCATTGTCCTCGGCACGGCGCTGGCGATCGCCGTCCGCATTTTGCTGACCGCAGCGGTCGTATGGCTGTTGACCATCCCGTTTCTGCAGCTAGCTGGCGGCCTCCTCCTGTTTTGGATCGCCTTGAAGCTCATGGGGCAAAAAGACGAAAAACATGCCGCCATTAAAGCCGAACCGTCGCTTTGGAAAGCCGTCCAGACGATCGTCACCGCCGATGTCGTTATGGGCATGGACAACGTCATCGCCATCGCCGGAGCATCCCAAGGCCATATGGGGCTTGTCATCTTTGGCTTTCTTTTTTCTGTTCCTATCATCATTTTAGGCAGCAAAATCATCCTTTATGCCATGGAACGGTTTTCGTTTCTGATTTATGCCGGCGGCGCCCTTTTGGCATACACAGCCGGAAACATGATCACTGCCGAAGAGCGGCTACGTCCGTTTTACGACCCGCGCTGGGAGGCGTTGTTTCCGGTCTTAACGGCCATTCTTGCCGTTTTGCTCGGCTTGGCGGCCCACCGCCGGTCGCGCGCCACATAA
- the mecA gene encoding adaptor protein MecA produces MEIERINEHTVKFYISYVDIEERGFDREEIWYNRERSEELFWEMMDEVHGESDFSLDGPLWIQVQALEKGLEVVVTKAQLSKDGSKLELPLPEEKWREFSLSAGEKVESLFGHHFHFGQNGDAEEREEQDVLQFILSFKDIEDVISLAHRADFSRLSNRLFQFEGRYYLFVEFDERYTEQEVDNMLSLLLEYGRDSQLTIYRLEEYGTEIMGDNALETIKTYFPAL; encoded by the coding sequence ATGGAAATCGAACGCATCAATGAACATACGGTGAAGTTCTACATTTCCTATGTTGATATAGAGGAGCGCGGCTTTGACCGCGAGGAAATTTGGTACAATCGGGAACGAAGCGAAGAATTATTTTGGGAAATGATGGATGAAGTTCACGGGGAAAGCGATTTTTCGCTCGATGGCCCGCTTTGGATCCAAGTGCAGGCGCTCGAAAAAGGTCTTGAAGTCGTCGTGACGAAAGCGCAGTTGTCCAAAGACGGAAGCAAGCTCGAGCTGCCGCTTCCAGAAGAGAAATGGCGCGAGTTTTCGTTGTCAGCTGGTGAAAAGGTGGAATCGCTGTTCGGCCACCATTTCCACTTTGGTCAAAACGGGGACGCCGAGGAGAGAGAAGAGCAAGATGTCCTTCAATTCATCCTTTCGTTCAAGGATATCGAGGATGTCATTTCCTTGGCCCATCGCGCTGACTTCTCTCGGTTGTCGAATCGCCTGTTCCAATTTGAAGGCCGCTATTACTTGTTCGTGGAGTTTGACGAGCGCTACACCGAGCAGGAAGTGGACAATATGCTCAGCCTTCTGTTGGAATACGGAAGAGATTCCCAGCTGACGATTTATCGACTTGAAGAATACGGGACTGAAATTATGGGCGACAATGCACTTGAAACGATCAAAACGTATTTTCCAGCCTTATAA
- the cls gene encoding cardiolipin synthase, whose protein sequence is MRNTSRVAILVVIVGALLALTNGFWEGKLLGLFSVLMSCSVIFIALVISLENRKPAHTIAWLAVLGSFPIVGFLFYLLFGRNYWQQRRYKKKADFDEAVLLKFQEPSPIAVERLPMAPHQRPLLRLAYRIGQHPVSLASQTAVLTNGEETFSSIFAELEKAEHHIHLEYYIVRHDEIGQQLKRVLMEKARQGVRVRFLYDAVGSWKLSNDYIEELRAAGVEMIPFSPVRLPFLSNQINFRNHRKIIVIDGSVGFVGGLNIGDEYLGKNEYFGFWRDTHLLIRGEAVRTLQLIFLQDWYYMTGERLLTPDYLSPPRIVEEGQGGVQLIAGGPDQKWEVIKQLYFAMITAAKRSIWVASPYFVPDEDILTALKVAALSGIDVRLLAPKRPDKKIVFYASRSYFPELLEAGVKIYEYERGFLHSKVIVVDGELASIGTANMDMRSFHLNFEVNAFLYYTDSIHKLVRDFLEDFRHASMIDYEQFQQRPFRVRIAESVSRLLSPLL, encoded by the coding sequence TTGCGAAACACATCTAGAGTGGCGATTCTCGTCGTCATTGTCGGCGCGTTGCTGGCATTGACGAACGGGTTTTGGGAAGGGAAGCTGCTTGGTCTTTTCAGCGTATTGATGTCTTGTTCCGTCATCTTTATTGCGCTGGTCATTTCTCTTGAGAATCGAAAGCCGGCGCACACGATCGCTTGGCTGGCGGTGCTGGGGAGCTTTCCGATTGTCGGCTTTTTGTTTTATTTATTGTTCGGACGCAACTATTGGCAACAACGGCGCTATAAAAAGAAAGCCGATTTTGATGAGGCGGTGCTGCTCAAGTTTCAAGAGCCGTCGCCGATTGCCGTCGAACGGCTGCCGATGGCGCCCCATCAGCGTCCGCTTTTGCGCCTTGCTTATCGCATCGGCCAGCATCCGGTTTCGCTTGCTTCGCAGACGGCGGTGTTGACGAACGGAGAGGAGACATTTTCTTCTATTTTTGCTGAACTGGAAAAAGCGGAACACCATATTCATTTAGAATATTATATTGTCCGTCATGATGAAATCGGCCAACAGTTGAAGCGCGTCTTGATGGAAAAAGCGCGTCAAGGTGTGCGCGTCCGTTTTTTGTATGATGCTGTCGGCAGCTGGAAGCTGTCGAACGATTATATCGAAGAGCTGCGCGCTGCCGGGGTTGAGATGATCCCGTTTTCGCCGGTGCGCCTGCCGTTTTTAAGCAACCAAATCAACTTCCGCAACCACCGGAAAATCATCGTCATTGACGGGAGTGTTGGCTTTGTCGGCGGGCTGAATATTGGCGACGAGTATTTAGGAAAAAACGAGTATTTCGGATTTTGGCGCGACACGCATTTGTTGATCCGGGGCGAAGCAGTCCGGACGTTGCAGCTTATTTTTTTGCAAGATTGGTATTATATGACGGGAGAGCGGCTGCTGACGCCGGACTACTTGTCGCCGCCTCGCATTGTAGAAGAAGGGCAAGGCGGCGTCCAGCTCATCGCCGGCGGTCCGGATCAAAAGTGGGAGGTCATTAAGCAGCTGTATTTTGCTATGATCACAGCAGCGAAACGGTCGATTTGGGTGGCTTCGCCGTATTTTGTGCCGGATGAAGACATTTTGACGGCGCTGAAAGTGGCAGCGCTAAGCGGCATTGATGTGCGGTTGCTTGCGCCGAAGCGGCCGGACAAAAAAATCGTTTTTTACGCTTCGCGCTCGTATTTTCCCGAGCTGCTCGAGGCAGGGGTAAAAATTTATGAGTATGAACGCGGGTTTTTGCACAGCAAAGTCATCGTCGTCGATGGCGAGCTCGCCTCGATCGGCACGGCGAACATGGATATGCGCAGTTTCCATTTAAACTTTGAAGTGAACGCCTTTTTGTATTATACCGACAGCATTCATAAACTCGTCCGCGACTTTTTGGAAGATTTTCGCCACGCTTCCATGATCGACTACGAACAGTTTCAACAGCGCCCGTTCCGGGTGCGTATCGCTGAATCGGTCTCCCGGCTGTTGTCGCCTCTGTTGTAA
- a CDS encoding competence protein CoiA, with the protein MLFVALAADGRTVSLAGAERWEREGLMRLKRQEPFFCPACRQEVVLRSGRYRLPHFAHRKGAACPVEHEPESERHLTGKRDLFAWLIRQGMEAKLEPYLPAIKQRPDVLFRHGPHLYALEYQCSTIDESLFRERNDGYRLLGIRPLWVLGAHHLRRSPKYSGEVQLSRFQWLFAHRAPHSVVPHIWYYSPETKRFIRLFRPLPLSVQRTLAVVDSIPLSSFSFPDWMAPCPLPLPSEFWERWLERKKQWRRTFPLYPNQTVRRICADFYQAGIVPSLFPTEAGWPVPRGYLWETAPFIWQTYVLLFLLGKTGRPATAVSLFQWLDDKIRTGRLVPRRLPLVGRDTYREAVGEYLHWLSLLGYLRREEGDQLHLVKPLSFPSTVDQMIHQDAALLEQIHQTSALSCYWSTLEFGRVEKMSRKQEKMNGMVNNNSCIDYLDKEE; encoded by the coding sequence ATGTTGTTTGTCGCTCTCGCCGCTGATGGTAGGACGGTTTCGCTTGCCGGGGCGGAAAGATGGGAACGAGAGGGGCTGATGCGCCTGAAACGACAGGAACCGTTTTTTTGTCCCGCGTGCCGTCAAGAAGTGGTGCTCCGGTCGGGCCGCTACCGTTTGCCGCATTTCGCCCATCGAAAAGGGGCGGCCTGCCCGGTCGAGCACGAACCGGAGTCGGAGCGTCACTTAACTGGGAAGCGAGACTTATTCGCGTGGCTCATTCGCCAAGGCATGGAGGCGAAGCTCGAGCCGTATTTGCCCGCCATCAAGCAGCGTCCTGACGTATTGTTCCGCCATGGCCCACACCTTTATGCCCTCGAATACCAATGTTCCACGATCGATGAATCGCTGTTTCGCGAACGCAATGACGGCTACCGTCTCCTTGGCATCCGCCCGTTGTGGGTGTTAGGAGCCCATCATTTGCGGCGTTCGCCAAAATATTCGGGGGAAGTGCAACTCTCCCGGTTTCAATGGTTGTTTGCCCATCGCGCTCCACATTCAGTCGTTCCACATATATGGTACTACAGTCCAGAGACGAAACGCTTCATCCGTCTTTTTCGCCCGTTGCCGCTATCGGTGCAGCGAACATTGGCCGTGGTCGATTCAATTCCGCTTTCGTCGTTTTCGTTCCCCGATTGGATGGCCCCCTGCCCGCTGCCGCTTCCATCCGAGTTTTGGGAGCGATGGCTCGAACGAAAAAAACAATGGCGGCGGACGTTTCCGCTTTATCCGAACCAAACCGTGCGCCGCATTTGTGCTGATTTTTACCAGGCGGGCATCGTTCCGTCACTGTTTCCGACCGAAGCAGGCTGGCCAGTGCCGCGGGGGTATTTATGGGAGACGGCGCCGTTCATTTGGCAAACGTATGTCCTTTTGTTTCTTCTTGGAAAGACCGGACGGCCGGCAACGGCAGTATCTTTATTTCAGTGGCTCGATGACAAAATCCGCACCGGCCGCCTTGTTCCGCGCCGGCTGCCGCTTGTCGGCCGGGATACGTATCGTGAGGCCGTCGGCGAGTATTTGCATTGGTTGAGCCTGCTCGGCTATCTCCGCCGCGAAGAGGGCGACCAGCTTCATTTGGTGAAGCCGCTGTCGTTTCCGTCGACCGTCGATCAGATGATTCATCAAGATGCTGCGCTTCTTGAGCAAATTCACCAAACGTCGGCGCTTAGCTGCTATTGGTCAACACTTGAGTTCGGGAGAGTGGAAAAAATGAGCAGAAAACAGGAAAAGATGAACGGAATGGTGAATAATAATTCGTGTATCGATTATTTGGATAAGGAGGAATGA
- the pepF gene encoding oligoendopeptidase F → MTVEEKKAKKSLPLRSEIPVEETWRLEDIFPTDDAWEEEFKQVKALIPKLGEYKGRLGESPEVLYEALQYQDDVSMRLGKLYTYAHMRYDQDTTNSFYQGLDARAKSLYSEASSAMAFIVPEILAIDEAVLRSFLEQYEPLRLYAHALDEITRQRPHVLSAEEEAILAQAAEVMQATSDTFSALNNADLTFPTIIDENGEEVEVTHGRFIRFLESTDRRVRRDAFHAVYHTYEKFQNTFASTLAGTVKKHNFFARVRRYESARQAALDANNIPESVYDNLIATVHEHLPLLHRYVRLRKQVLGLDELHMYDLYTPLVQDVKMDVTYEEAKQYMLDGLAPLGEEYVAIVKEGLDNRWVDVRENKGKRSGAYSSGAYGTHPYILLNWQDNVHNLFTLVHEFGHSVHSYYTRKTQPYPYAHYSIFVAEVASTCNEALLNDHLLKTIDDEKKRLYLLNHYLEGFRGTVFRQTMFAEFEHLIHLKAQQGEALTAETLTSLYYDLNKKYFGDEIVVDQEIGLEWSRIPHFYYNYYVYQYATGFSAATALSKQILEEGEPAVKRYIDFLKAGSSDYPIEVLKKAGVDMTSAEPIRQACQVFAEKLDEMEQLLEK, encoded by the coding sequence ATGACGGTGGAGGAAAAGAAAGCGAAAAAGTCGCTGCCGCTGCGAAGCGAGATTCCCGTGGAAGAAACGTGGCGGCTTGAGGACATTTTTCCTACCGATGACGCCTGGGAAGAAGAATTCAAACAAGTGAAGGCACTGATTCCAAAGCTTGGCGAATACAAAGGGCGGCTTGGCGAATCGCCGGAAGTGCTGTATGAAGCATTGCAATACCAAGATGACGTATCGATGCGCCTCGGCAAGCTGTATACATACGCCCATATGCGCTATGATCAAGATACGACTAACTCGTTTTACCAAGGGCTCGACGCCCGGGCGAAAAGCTTGTACAGCGAAGCATCGAGCGCGATGGCGTTTATCGTGCCGGAAATTTTGGCGATCGATGAAGCGGTGCTGCGCTCGTTTTTGGAACAATACGAGCCGCTTCGCTTGTATGCGCACGCGTTAGACGAAATTACGCGCCAGCGCCCGCACGTGCTGTCGGCGGAAGAGGAGGCGATCTTGGCGCAGGCGGCCGAGGTGATGCAGGCGACATCCGACACGTTCAGCGCGTTGAACAACGCTGATTTGACGTTTCCGACGATCATCGATGAAAACGGTGAGGAAGTCGAAGTCACGCACGGCCGGTTCATTCGCTTTTTAGAAAGCACGGACCGCCGTGTCCGCCGCGATGCGTTCCATGCGGTGTACCATACGTACGAAAAGTTTCAAAACACGTTTGCCAGCACGCTTGCCGGAACGGTGAAAAAACATAACTTTTTTGCCCGCGTCCGCCGTTATGAATCGGCGCGCCAAGCGGCGCTCGATGCCAACAACATCCCGGAGAGCGTGTACGACAACTTGATTGCCACGGTTCATGAACATTTGCCGCTTTTGCATCGCTATGTGCGGCTGCGCAAACAAGTGTTGGGGCTTGACGAGCTCCATATGTATGACTTGTACACGCCGCTTGTGCAAGATGTGAAAATGGACGTGACGTACGAGGAAGCGAAGCAATATATGCTTGACGGGCTGGCGCCGCTCGGCGAGGAGTATGTAGCGATCGTCAAAGAAGGGCTTGACAACCGTTGGGTCGATGTGCGCGAGAACAAAGGGAAGCGGAGCGGTGCGTATTCGTCGGGAGCGTATGGCACCCATCCGTACATTTTGCTCAATTGGCAGGACAACGTTCACAACTTGTTTACGCTCGTCCATGAGTTTGGCCACTCGGTCCATAGCTACTATACGCGCAAAACGCAGCCGTATCCGTACGCCCATTATTCGATTTTCGTCGCTGAAGTGGCGTCAACGTGCAATGAAGCGCTCTTGAACGATCACTTGCTGAAAACGATTGATGATGAGAAGAAACGGTTGTACTTGTTGAACCATTATCTTGAGGGATTCCGCGGCACTGTCTTTCGGCAGACGATGTTTGCGGAATTCGAGCATCTGATCCACCTGAAGGCGCAACAGGGCGAAGCGTTAACGGCTGAGACGCTCACCTCGCTTTATTATGATTTAAACAAAAAGTATTTTGGCGATGAGATTGTGGTCGACCAAGAAATCGGCTTGGAATGGTCGCGCATTCCGCATTTTTATTACAACTATTATGTGTACCAATATGCGACCGGCTTCAGCGCGGCAACAGCGCTCAGCAAACAAATCTTAGAGGAAGGCGAACCGGCGGTGAAACGGTACATTGACTTTTTAAAAGCCGGCAGCTCGGACTACCCAATCGAAGTGCTGAAAAAAGCCGGCGTTGATATGACGAGCGCCGAGCCGATCCGCCAAGCGTGCCAAGTGTTTGCGGAGAAGCTTGATGAGATGGAGCAGCTGCTTGAGAAATGA